From the genome of Nocardia mangyaensis:
GTCCACCGGCGGCGATCGCCGAGAGGGTGGCGAACTCGTCGCCCTTGAGCGACGCGCCGCCGACCAGCGCACCGTCGACGTCGGTCTGGCCGACCAGCTCGCCGACGTTCTTGGCGTTGACCGAACCGCCGTAGAGCACGCGCACGCCCGCGGCGACCTCCGGGGAGGCCAGCTCGGCCAGCTCGGCCCGGATCGCGCCGCACACTTCCTGCGCGTCGGCCGCCGAGGCGACCTTACCGGTGCCGATCGCCCAGACCGGCTCGTAGGCGATGACGACCTTCGAGATCTCCTCGGCCGACAGGCCCTTCAGCGAACCGCGCAGTTGCTCGAGGTTGTACTCCACGTGCGTGCCCGCCTCGCGAACGCCGAGACCCTCGCCGATGCACACGATCGGGGTGATCTCGTACTTCAGCGCCTGCTTGGCCTTGGCCAGCACGGTCGCGTCGTCCTCGTTGTGGTACTGCCGACGCTCCGAGTGCCCGACCACCACGTAGGTGCAGCCCAGCTTGGCCAGCATGGGCGCGCTGATCTCGCCGGTGTAGGCGCCGGAGTCGTGTGCCGAGACGTCCTGCGCACCGTAGGTGAGCAGTAGCTTGTCGCCTTCGACGAGCGACTGCACACTGCGGATGTCGGTGAACGGGGGGATGACCGCCACGTCGACCTTCGCGAAGTACTTCTCCGGCAGCGCGAACGCCACCTTCTGCACCAGCGCGATGGCCTCGAGGTGGTTGAGGTTCATCTTCCAGTTGCCCGCGATGAGCGGCTTGCGTGCTGCCATCGCTCAGCCCTCCAGCACCGAAATACCGGGCAGCTCTTTGCCTTCCAGGTATTCCAGGGAAGCGCCACCGCCGGTGGAGATGTGCGAGAAGCCGTCGTCTGGCAGGCCGAGGGTGCGCACGGCCGCGGCCGAGTCACCACCGCCGACCACGGTGAACGCGCCCTTGCCGGTAGCGGTCACGATGGCCTCGGCGACGCCACGGGTGCCCGCGGCGAACTTCTCGAACTCGAACACGCCCATCGGGCCGTTCCAGAACACCGTCTTGGCCTCGGTCAGCAGCGCGGCGAACCGCGACACCGACTCGGGGCCGATGTCCAAGCCCATCCAGCCGTCGGGGATCTCGGTCGAGGCGACCGTCTTCGCCTCGGCGTCGGCGGCGAACTTGTCGGCCGCGACGATGTCGACCGGCAGGTGCAGCACGTCGCCGTAGCGCTCGAGCAGATCCTTGCAGGTGTCGATCATCTCTTCCTGCAGCAGCGAGGTGCCCACCGAAACGCCCTGTGCGGCAAGGAAGGTGAAACACATGCCGCCGCCGATCACGAGGGTGTCGACCTTGGGGGCCAACGCCTCGATGACGGCCAGCTTGTCGGAGACCTTCGAGCCGCCGAGCACCACCGCGTACGGGCGGGCCGGGTCCTTGGTGAGCTTCTGCAGCACCTCGACCTCGGCGGCGACCAGCGTGCCCGCGTAGTGCGGCAGCACCTGGGCGACGTCGTAGACCGAGGCCTGCTTGCGGTGGACCACACCGAAGCCGTCGGAGACGAACGCACCGTCGTCGCCGACCAGTTCGACGTAGGCCGCGGCCAGCTCGGCCCGCTCGGCGTCGTCCTTGCTGGTCTCGCGCGCGTCGAAACGCACGTTCTCGAGCAGCAGTACGTCACCGTCGGTGAGGCCCTCCGAACGCGAGAGCGCGTCGTAGCCGACCACGTCGCCGGCGAGCTGGACGTTGCGGCCCAGCAGCTCGGCCAGCTTCGCCGCCACGGGGGCGAGCGAGAACTTCGAGTCCGGCTCGCCCTTGGGGCGACCGAGGTGCGCCATCACAACGACCTTCGCGCCGGCCTCGACCAGCGCGGACAGGGTCGGCACCGAGGCGATGATGCGGCCCGGATCGGTGATCTGGCCGTTGTCGTCGAGGGGGACGTTCAGGTCGGAGCGCACGAGCACGCCCCGACCTTCGACCCCCTCGGCCAGGAGATCCTGGAGTGTCTTGACCGTCATCGTGTCTACAGCGACTTGCCGACGAGACCGATGAGGTCGGCCAGGCGGTTGGAGTAGCCCCACTCGTTGTCGTACCAGGACACGATCTTGACCTCGTTGCCGATGACCTTGGTCAGCGGCGCGTCGTAGATCGAGGAGTGCGGGTCGGTGACGATGTCGCTGGAGACGATCGGGTCCTCGTTGTACTTGAGGATGCCCTTCATCGGGCCGTCGGCGGCGGCCTTGAGCGCGGCGTTGATCTCCTCGACGGTGGCCGCCTTCTTCAGGGTGGCGGTCAGGTCGGTGACCGAGCCCGTCGGGACCGGCACGCGCAGGGCGTAGCCGTCGAGCTTGCCCTGCAGCTCGGGCAGGACCAGGCCGATGGCCTTGGCCGCGCCGGTGCCGGTGGGCACGATGTTGAGGGCCGCGGCGCGAGCGCGACGCAGGTCCTTGTGGGGCGCGTCCTGCAGGTTCTGGTCCTGGGTGTACGCGTGGATGGTGGTCATCAGACCCTGCTCGATGCCGAAGGCGTCGTTGAGCACCTTGGCGATGGGGCCCAGGCAGTTCGTGGTGCACGAGGCGTTGGAGATGATGTTCTGGCTGCCGTCGTACTTGTCATCGTTGACGCCCATCACGATGGTGATGTCCTCGCCGGAGGCCGGCGCGGAGATGATGACCTTCTTGGCGCCCGCGGCGAGGTGACCCTTGGCCTTGGCGGCATCGGTGAAGATGCCGGTGGACTCCACGACGACGTCGACACCCAGGTCGCCCCACGGCAGCGCCGACGGGCCCTCCTTGATGGCGAGCGCCTTGATCCGCTGCTCGCCGACCACGATGGTGTCACCGTCGACCGAGACCTCCTGCGGCAGCCGACCCAGGATGGAGTCGTACTTCAGCAGCGTGGCGAGGGTGTTGATGTCGGTGAGGTCGTTGACCGCGACGATCTCGATATCGGTCTTGCCGACAGCTTTCAGCGCCTCCACCGCACGGAAGAAGTTACGTCCGATACGACCGAAGCCGTTGATACCTACCCGGACAGTCACGTTATCGCTCCTCAGCTTTCAAGCGGATTCATTCCGACCGTCACCACAGTAGTAGCCGTGCCAACCCCACCGACACCCCACCTGCGGTTTGTGAGTTCCCGGCACTCCACCACCCGGAATGCACAAAATGACAAGGGGCAGAGCGATCACACATGACCGCTCTGCCCCTTATGTCGATTCACCGCACGGCCGTCAGGCGTCGTCGAGCAGTTCGGCCGTCACCGCGGACTCGGTATCCGGAATGCCGAGGTCCTTGGCCCGCCGATCGGCCATCGACAGCAGTCGCCGAATCCGGCCCGCCACCGCGTCTTTGGTCATCGGCGGGTCGGCCAGCTGGCCGAGTTCCTCGAGCGAGGCCTGCCGGTGCTGCACCCGCAGCCGGCCCGCCGCGGCGAGATGGTCGGGGACGTCGTCGGCGAGGATCTCCAGCGCCCGCTCCACCCTGGCCGCCGCGGCGACCGCGGCGCGGGCCGAGCGACGCAGGTTGGCGTCGTCGAAATTGGCCAGTCGGTTGGCGGTGGCGCGCACCTCGCGGCGCATCCGCCGTTCCTCCCAGGTGAGCCTGGTGTCCTGGGCGCCCATCCGGGTGAGCAGCGCGCCGATCGCCTCGCCGTCCCGGACGACGACCCGATCGGTGCCTCGCACCTCGCGCGCCTTGGCCGTGATGCCGAGCCGCCGGGCCGCGCCCACCAGCGCCAGCGCCGCCTCGGGACCGGGGCAGCTCACCTCGAGCGCCGAGGACCGCCCCGGCTCGGTGAGCGAACCGTGCGCGAGAAACGCGCCGCGCCAAGCCGCTTCGGCGTCACCGATGCTGCCGCCGACCACCTGGGCGGGCAAGCCGCGCACCGGGCGTCCGCGCACATCGAGCAAACCGGTCTGGCGAGCCAGCGCCTCGCCTTCCTTCGACACCCGCACCACATACCGCGAGGTCTTGCGCAATCCACCCGCACCGAGCACGTGCACGTCGGAGCCGTAACCGTAGAGCTCGAAGATCTCCCGGCGCAGTCGCCGGGCGATGGAGCCCATGTCGACCTCGGCCTCGACGATCACCCTGCCGCCGACGATGTGCAGGCCACCCGCGAACCGCAGCAGGGCCGACAGCTCCGCCTTCCGCGAGCTGACCTGCGACACCACCAGCCTGCTCAGTTCGTCCTTCACCTCGGCTGTCATCGCCACGAGACGCGCTCCTTTCCCACCGACCCGGAACGCACATCTGAGACCGTGCGTCGTCCCTCGACTCGAAGCCCTGCCAGTTGCGACCGCGGCGACCGGATCAGCTGATCCAGTGCGGCGGCCAGTTTTCCGGGATGATGCCGATCCGTCCCCGGCTCGGCAACATCGCAGAACGTTACCCGTGCGCGCAACTGTTCGGCGGCTCTTGCCACATGTTCCCGTTGCCGCCCCTCGGGCACCGACGCCGAGTCGACGAGCACCTCGTCGACCGCGAAATCCGGTGCGTGCTGGGACAATACATGCAGATGACGTTCCGCGGAGAACCCGGCCGTCTCCCCCGGCTCCGCGGCCAGGTTCAAGACGAGCACCTTGCGCGCCGCGGTACGCACCAGCGCCTCGCGCAGTCCCGGCACCAGGACATGCGGGATGACGCTGGTGAACCACGAACCAGGGCCCAACACAACTACATCCGCGTGTTCGATGGCCGAGACCGCCTCGGGACTGGCAGGCGGATCGGACGGAATCAGCCGCACTCGCCGGACCTTACCCGGCGTGGTCGCCACCGCAACCTGGCCGCGCACGCACCGGCCGATCCGCGGATCCGACTCCAGGCCCGACACTTCGGCCTCGATGTCGAGCGGGATCGGCGACATCGGCAGCACCCGGCCGGTGATCCGCAGCAGTCGGCCCACCTCGTCGAGCGCGGCCACCGGGTCACCGAGCACATCGGTCAGCCCGGCCAGGATCAGATTGCCCACCGAGTGCCCGGCCAGCGCGCCGGTACCGCCGAAGCGGTGCTGCACCGCCGTCGTCCACACGCCGTCGGCGTCCTCGGACAGCGCGGCCAGCGCCATCCGGAGATCGCCCGGCGGGAGCATGCCCAGTTCGCCGCGCAGCCGGCCGGAGGATCCGCCGTCGTCGGCGACGGTGACCACCGCGGTGATCCGCTGGGTCACCCGGCGGACCGCGCTCAGCGTGGCGTAGAGCCCGTGGCCGCCGCCGAGCGCGACGACGGCCGGGTCGGCGGGGCCTTCTGGGGGCCCACTCATTCGCGCCCCAGATCCCGGTGCACGACGCGGACGACGTCAACCGCCGCGTGCCCGGTGTCGCCGCCGATGCGTTCACCGAGCGCCTCGGCGATCGCAACGCTGCGATGTTTACCGCCGGTGCACCCCACTGCCACCGTCATGTATCGCTTCCCCTCTTGCCGGTATCCGGTCGTGGTCAGGTCGACCAGGTGCTTGCCGGTCTGCAGATAGTCCTGCGCACCCTGCCTCGACAACACGTAGTCGCTGACCACCGATTCCTGTCCCGTGTGTTCCCGCAATTCCGGAATCCAATGCGGATTGGGCAGAAATCGCACGTCCAACACCATGTCGGCGTCAAGGGGAACACCGTACTTGAAGCCGAACGACTGCACGGTCAGTTGCAGCGCCGCTGGCGCGCCAGCACCGTAGGCCTCTTCCAGTTTGCGGTGCAACTGGTGGATCGACAGCTCGGTGGTGTCGATGACCAGATCGGCCGCGGCCTTCACCGCCCCGAGCCGGACCCGCTCGGCGGTCAGGCCGGCGGAGAGGGTGCCGTCGGGGCTGTCGCTCTGCAGTGGATGCCTGCGCCGGGCGAAGCCGAACCGCCGGATCAGCACATCGTCGGAGGCCTCGAGGAACAGCACGCGCGTTCGGATGCCCGCCGACCGCAACTGCTCGGTGACGCCGGACAGGTCACCGGTGAAGAACCGGCTCCGCACGTCCATCACCAGCGCGAGGCGCCGGATCGGCGGTTGCGCCGCGGCGCCGAGTTCGATCATCCGCCCGATCAGCTCGGGTGGCAGATTATCGGTGACGTACCAGCCGAGGTCCTCCAGTACGCGCGCGGCGGTGCCACGGCCCGCACCGGACAGGCCGGTGACGATCACCACTTCTACTGGTTGCTGTGTGTCGGTGACCGACCCGGACTCACCGGGTGCCACCCCCGCATTGTTGTTCGATTCGACGCGTGTCATGTCCTACCGGATCCGTTTCTGGGTGCCTTTCGATCATCCCGCACCGGTTCGGGTATCGGGCGCAGACACACAACGTACGGCACTCGCAATGTTGCGTCCTGCGATCCCGGCCCCACTCCCCCCGTTACGCACTGTTCAGCGCTGCCAGCACGGCTTTCGCCGTGGAGACCCCGATGCCCGGCACGGAGGTGATCTCGTCGACCGTGGCCTCCTTGATCCGGGCGACCGAGCCGAAGTGGGTGACCAGCGCGGTTCGCCTCGCCTCACCGAGTCCGCGCACCGAGTCCAGTGCCGATGCCGTCATCCGGCGCGATCGCTTGGAGCGGTGGAAGGTGATGGCGAATCGGTGCGCCTCGTCACGCACGCGTTGCAGCAGATACAGCGCCTCGCTGTTGCGCGGCATGATCACCGGGTCGGGTTCGCCGGGAACCCACACCTCTTCCAGTCGCTTGGCCAGGCCGATCACCGCGACATCGGTGATGCCGAGTTCGTCGAGCACCTCCGCGGCGGCGGCGACCTGCGGCGCGCCACCGTCGACGACGTAGAGATTCGGCGGATAGGCGAAGCGGCGCGGGCGGCCGGTGGTCGGGTCGATGCCGGGGCGTGAAGCGGGCTCGTCGACCTCGTCGGGTTCGATGTCGACGACCTGCTCGCGGTCGCGGGCCAGCCGGGCGAAGCGGCGGCGCGTCACCTCGGCGATGCTGCCGACGTCGTCGGAGCGGCCCTCGCCGGCGGCCTCCTTGATCGTGTAGTGGCGGTAGTCGGATTTGCGGGCGAGACCGTCTTCGAACACCACCAGCGAGGCGACCACGTCGGTGCCCTGCACATGGCTGATGTCGACGCACTCGATCCGCAGTGGCGCACTGTCGAGTTCCAGTGCGTCCTGAATATCTTGCAGCGCTTGCGATCTCGAGGTCAGATCACCGGCTCTTTTGAGTTTGTGCTGAGCGAGTGACTCCATCGCGTTGCGCTGCACCGTCTCCGCGAGAGCCTTCTTGTCACCACGCTGGGGCACCCGCAGCGAGACCGCGGAGCCGCGCAGTCTGCTCAGCCACTCCTGGATCTCGACGGCGTCACCGGGCAGTTCGGGGACGAGCACCTCACGCGGGACGATCACCACGTCACCATCGGCGTTCTGCTCGGCCAGCGCGGCCTGCTCGCCGTAGAACTGCGTGAGGAACTGTTCGACGAGGGCGGCGAGCGCGGTGCCGGACTCGGCGACATCGAGCGCGTCGCCCGACTTGTCGACGACCCAGCCCCGCTGACCGCGCACCCGGCCGTCGCGCACGTGGAAGATCTGCACGGCGGCCTCCAGCTCGTCGGTGGCGAAGGCGATCACGTCGGCGTCGGTGCCGCTGCCGAGCACCACCGCCTGCTTCTCCAGCGCGCGCCGCAGGGCCTGCACGTCGTCGCGCAGGCGGGCGGCGGTCTCGAAGTCGAGGTCCTCGGCGGCCTCGTGCATGCGCCGTTCCAGGGCTCGCACCATCTTGTCGGTCTTGCCGGAGAGGAAGTCGCAGAAGTCCTCGACGATCTGGCGGTGCTCGCCCGCGGTGACTCTGCCCACGCACGGGGCCGAGCACTTGTCGATGTAACCGAGCAGGCAGGGGCGCCCGATCTGGTTGTGCCGCTTGAAGACTCCGTTGGAGCAGGTGCGGGCGGGGAAGACCCGCAGCAGCAGGTCGAGGGTCTCGCGAATGGCCCAGGCGTGGGCGTAGGGGCCGAAGTAGCGCACGCCTTTCTTGCGGGCGCCGCGGTAGACGAACAGACGCGGGTACTGCTCGTTCAGCGTCACCGCGAGCACCGGGTAGGTCTTGTCGTCGCGGTAGCGCACATTGAACCGAGGATCGAATTCCTTGATCCAGTTGTATTCGAGCTGCAGTGCCTCGACCTCGGTGGAGACCACCGTCCACTCGACCCCGGCCGCGGTGGTCACCATCTGTCTGGTGCGCGGATGCAGGGAGTACACATCGGCGAAGTAGGAGTTCAACCGGCTGCGCAGGCTCTTGGCCTTGCCGACGTAGACGACCCGGCCGTGGGAGTCCCGGAATTTGTACACCCCGGGTTCGACGGGAATGGTGCCCGGCGCGGGCCGGTAGGTCGCGGGATCTGCCACTCGTCCAGCCTAGCGAGCACCCCCGACAGGCTCGCGTGAGCCGAGCCGGGAGGCCGATCCGTCCGCCTGTACCGTGAGTATCCGGATTCCGTGCCGAAAGGATGTCCGATGACCAGCGCCTCCACCCGCCCGCCGCACCCGGATCACGACGACGACGTGACCCCGCCCTGGGTCCCACCCGGCACCGTGCGCGGCGCCCGGATCATCGCCGTGGGCGCGGCCGCCGTCGGCGTCGTCATCCTCGGGATGGCCATCGCGTTGAGTCAGCCCTATTCGGTCGGTCTCCTGGTGGCGGGCTACGTGCCCACCTTCGCGCTGGTTCCGCTGGTGCTGCTGTTCTCCCGTCGCGGCGAGCGGTTGCGGCTGGCCACGATCACCGTCGCGCTGGTGGGCGCCGTCGTGTCGTCCACCGGCCTGTTCACCAAGTTGCCGCCGGGCCTGGTCGGCGTCGTGGCCCACGGCACGATCGCGGCGCTGCTGCTGCGCCCCTCCGCGAAACGCTGGTTCGCCGAAGCACGCTGAGCGGAGCCGGTCACCTCGGCCCGACCCGAGACCGCGGGAGCCGCGATCCCGGGATTCCTGCCCTTCCTCCTTCTGGCGACCCTCGCCTTCGGGTTCACCAAGTGGTTCACCCGGCCGCGCTGACCGAGCGCGGCCGAGGCCGGATCTCCGAGACCCGGACAGCGGCTCAGTGCGACGTCGAGATTCCGTGGGCGGCCAGTGCCTCGACGAGCGCGCGCGGGCGCTGGGCGGTCGGCAGCGGCTCGACGAGGGCGAATCGGGCGCCCAGCGCGGTCGCGCCGCCGTCGGCCTCGGCGCTGTCGCCCACCATGAGTACGCGCTCGGGGTCCGCGCCGAGGCGGTCGATGGTGTCCCGGAAGATCCGGGCATCGGGTTTGATCGCGCCGACCTCGTAGGACAGCGTCATCGCGCCGATCAGGCCGTCCCAGCCGTGGCCGGCGAAGGCGGGACGGATGTCGAAGGCGATGTTGC
Proteins encoded in this window:
- a CDS encoding phosphoglycerate kinase, whose product is MTVKTLQDLLAEGVEGRGVLVRSDLNVPLDDNGQITDPGRIIASVPTLSALVEAGAKVVVMAHLGRPKGEPDSKFSLAPVAAKLAELLGRNVQLAGDVVGYDALSRSEGLTDGDVLLLENVRFDARETSKDDAERAELAAAYVELVGDDGAFVSDGFGVVHRKQASVYDVAQVLPHYAGTLVAAEVEVLQKLTKDPARPYAVVLGGSKVSDKLAVIEALAPKVDTLVIGGGMCFTFLAAQGVSVGTSLLQEEMIDTCKDLLERYGDVLHLPVDIVAADKFAADAEAKTVASTEIPDGWMGLDIGPESVSRFAALLTEAKTVFWNGPMGVFEFEKFAAGTRGVAEAIVTATGKGAFTVVGGGDSAAAVRTLGLPDDGFSHISTGGGASLEYLEGKELPGISVLEG
- the tpiA gene encoding triose-phosphate isomerase, with translation MAARKPLIAGNWKMNLNHLEAIALVQKVAFALPEKYFAKVDVAVIPPFTDIRSVQSLVEGDKLLLTYGAQDVSAHDSGAYTGEISAPMLAKLGCTYVVVGHSERRQYHNEDDATVLAKAKQALKYEITPIVCIGEGLGVREAGTHVEYNLEQLRGSLKGLSAEEISKVVIAYEPVWAIGTGKVASAADAQEVCGAIRAELAELASPEVAAGVRVLYGGSVNAKNVGELVGQTDVDGALVGGASLKGDEFATLSAIAAGGPLP
- the whiA gene encoding DNA-binding protein WhiA, which produces MAMTAEVKDELSRLVVSQVSSRKAELSALLRFAGGLHIVGGRVIVEAEVDMGSIARRLRREIFELYGYGSDVHVLGAGGLRKTSRYVVRVSKEGEALARQTGLLDVRGRPVRGLPAQVVGGSIGDAEAAWRGAFLAHGSLTEPGRSSALEVSCPGPEAALALVGAARRLGITAKAREVRGTDRVVVRDGEAIGALLTRMGAQDTRLTWEERRMRREVRATANRLANFDDANLRRSARAAVAAAARVERALEILADDVPDHLAAAGRLRVQHRQASLEELGQLADPPMTKDAVAGRIRRLLSMADRRAKDLGIPDTESAVTAELLDDA
- the rapZ gene encoding RNase adapter RapZ, which produces MTRVESNNNAGVAPGESGSVTDTQQPVEVVIVTGLSGAGRGTAARVLEDLGWYVTDNLPPELIGRMIELGAAAQPPIRRLALVMDVRSRFFTGDLSGVTEQLRSAGIRTRVLFLEASDDVLIRRFGFARRRHPLQSDSPDGTLSAGLTAERVRLGAVKAAADLVIDTTELSIHQLHRKLEEAYGAGAPAALQLTVQSFGFKYGVPLDADMVLDVRFLPNPHWIPELREHTGQESVVSDYVLSRQGAQDYLQTGKHLVDLTTTGYRQEGKRYMTVAVGCTGGKHRSVAIAEALGERIGGDTGHAAVDVVRVVHRDLGRE
- the gap gene encoding type I glyceraldehyde-3-phosphate dehydrogenase, with the protein product MTVRVGINGFGRIGRNFFRAVEALKAVGKTDIEIVAVNDLTDINTLATLLKYDSILGRLPQEVSVDGDTIVVGEQRIKALAIKEGPSALPWGDLGVDVVVESTGIFTDAAKAKGHLAAGAKKVIISAPASGEDITIVMGVNDDKYDGSQNIISNASCTTNCLGPIAKVLNDAFGIEQGLMTTIHAYTQDQNLQDAPHKDLRRARAAALNIVPTGTGAAKAIGLVLPELQGKLDGYALRVPVPTGSVTDLTATLKKAATVEEINAALKAAADGPMKGILKYNEDPIVSSDIVTDPHSSIYDAPLTKVIGNEVKIVSWYDNEWGYSNRLADLIGLVGKSL
- a CDS encoding gluconeogenesis factor YvcK family protein, which codes for MSGPPEGPADPAVVALGGGHGLYATLSAVRRVTQRITAVVTVADDGGSSGRLRGELGMLPPGDLRMALAALSEDADGVWTTAVQHRFGGTGALAGHSVGNLILAGLTDVLGDPVAALDEVGRLLRITGRVLPMSPIPLDIEAEVSGLESDPRIGRCVRGQVAVATTPGKVRRVRLIPSDPPASPEAVSAIEHADVVVLGPGSWFTSVIPHVLVPGLREALVRTAARKVLVLNLAAEPGETAGFSAERHLHVLSQHAPDFAVDEVLVDSASVPEGRQREHVARAAEQLRARVTFCDVAEPGTDRHHPGKLAAALDQLIRSPRSQLAGLRVEGRRTVSDVRSGSVGKERVSWR
- the uvrC gene encoding excinuclease ABC subunit UvrC, whose product is MADPATYRPAPGTIPVEPGVYKFRDSHGRVVYVGKAKSLRSRLNSYFADVYSLHPRTRQMVTTAAGVEWTVVSTEVEALQLEYNWIKEFDPRFNVRYRDDKTYPVLAVTLNEQYPRLFVYRGARKKGVRYFGPYAHAWAIRETLDLLLRVFPARTCSNGVFKRHNQIGRPCLLGYIDKCSAPCVGRVTAGEHRQIVEDFCDFLSGKTDKMVRALERRMHEAAEDLDFETAARLRDDVQALRRALEKQAVVLGSGTDADVIAFATDELEAAVQIFHVRDGRVRGQRGWVVDKSGDALDVAESGTALAALVEQFLTQFYGEQAALAEQNADGDVVIVPREVLVPELPGDAVEIQEWLSRLRGSAVSLRVPQRGDKKALAETVQRNAMESLAQHKLKRAGDLTSRSQALQDIQDALELDSAPLRIECVDISHVQGTDVVASLVVFEDGLARKSDYRHYTIKEAAGEGRSDDVGSIAEVTRRRFARLARDREQVVDIEPDEVDEPASRPGIDPTTGRPRRFAYPPNLYVVDGGAPQVAAAAEVLDELGITDVAVIGLAKRLEEVWVPGEPDPVIMPRNSEALYLLQRVRDEAHRFAITFHRSKRSRRMTASALDSVRGLGEARRTALVTHFGSVARIKEATVDEITSVPGIGVSTAKAVLAALNSA